A window from Triticum aestivum cultivar Chinese Spring chromosome 6D, IWGSC CS RefSeq v2.1, whole genome shotgun sequence encodes these proteins:
- the LOC123143217 gene encoding MEIOTIC F-BOX protein MOF, with amino-acid sequence MPHTSRAEKSSKSCNEDRISALPDDVLHHVLGFLRADEAVHTSLLAKRWRYLWKSMRRLRINEMGRWGTSTGGVFLTKFVSCLLLLRDPGSTLDEVEIKYDYQVEGDLTWISTWIHHALSCQTQVLTVKFPLPVYGPGYLDGPPLVSQYLRRLEISEARLKSNFLNLSSCSTLEDLKIKECDFDASSILSQSVKHLSIKDCYFKGDVRISISVPNLVSLELKSYGGRTPFLESMLSLETAVVSVEVWSVDYCRKGFSAGECCGTCLDCCGNDGLKGGCVLLGGLSRAKNLELIAHPGMFIFRRDLRWCPTFSKLKTLLLNEWSVEPDFRALVCMLEHSPVLENLTLQFSKQEEPTCSVEVEENPGLMEKPAAISGHLKIIKVKCEEVDGRVCKVLNFLSTFGIEITIQRTKG; translated from the exons CAACGAGGACAGGATCAGCGCCCTGCCGGACGACGTCCTGCACCATGTCCTTGGCTTCCTGCGGGCGGATGAGGCAGTGCACACCAGCCTGCTCGCCAAGCGCTGGCGCTACCTTTGGAAATCCATGCGCCGTCTTCGCATCAACGAAATGGGGAGGTGGGGGACGAGCACCGGCGGCGTTTTCCTTACCAAGTTTGTGAGCTGCCTGCTGCTCCTCCGAGACCCTGGCTCGACTCTGGATGAGGTCGAGATCAAGTATGATTATCAGGTTGAAGGCGACCTTACTTGGATATCAACATGGATCCATCATGCTTTGTCATGCCAAACTCAGGTCCTCACTGTCAAGTTCCCTTTGCCGGTGTACGGGCCCGGCTATTTGGATGGCCCTCCTCTGGTCTCCCAGTATTTAAGAAGATTAGAGATTTCTGAAGCGAGGTTGAAGAGCAACTTCCTAAATCTTTCAAGCTGTTCAACACTGGAGGATCTAAAGATAAAAGAATGTGACTTTGATGCTAGTAGCATCCTGTCCCAGTCTGTAAAACATCTGAGCATCAAGGATTGTTATTTCAAGGGTGATGTCCGGATTAGTATTTCTGTCCCAAATCTTGTTTCTCTGGAACTCAAATCATATGGAGGTAGAACCCCATTTCTCGAAAGCATGTTGTCATTAGAAACCGCAGTTGTCAGTGTTGAAGTCTGGTCGGTTGATTACTGTCGTAAAGGTTTTTCTGCTGGAGAGTGTTGTGGTACATGTCTAGATTGCTGTGGTAATGATGGCCTCAAGGGTGGTTGCGTACTTCTTGGAGGTCTGTCTCGTGCTAAAAACTTGGAGTTGATAGCTCATCCGGGAATG TTTATTTTCAGAAGGGATTTGAGATGGTGCCCTACATTTAGTAAGTTAAAGACATTGTTGCTGAACGAGTGGAGTGTGGAACCTGATTTCCGTGCACTAGTTTGTATGCTTGAACATTCGCCGGTTCTTGAGAATCTGACACTTCAATTCAGTAAG CAAGAAGAACCTACATGTTCAGTGGAAGTGGAAGAAAATCCTGGTTTGATGGAGAAACCAGCGGCTATTTCAGGACACCTGAAGATTATCAAAGTGAAATGTGAAGAGGTTGATGGCAGAGTTTGCAAAGTTCTGAATTTTTTGAGTACATTTGGCATTGAAATTACTATCCAAAGGACCAAGGGATAG